In Parasegetibacter sp. NRK P23, the genomic stretch CGGGATGTACAATAGCGTTGAGCTGCGCCAGTTTGTTTTTGTCGTTGAACACTTTGGAAGAAAGCACCTTGCGTTGTAAGGTGCCGCCTTCGTAAACATCTTCCCCGAATATGCCTACAATTGCTTGCTTCACTTCGGGATTCACGTTCATAATGTGTTTGGCGGCATCATCCGCATAATAAACGGGTACACCCAGTGTGGAGAACACCTGTGCCACGGTTGATTTTCCCGAGCCAATGCCACCGGTAATGCCTACTTTGAACGTCATGTGAGCAGGAAAAAATGAAAAGAAAAAGCCGGAAATGAATCCGGCTTTCAGTTATTTGGCGGCTTCTGCTTTTTTATTCAGTTGCGCTGTCCATTCCATGGAGATGGCGGATTTTTCGATCTTCAGGTAGCTGCCGGGGCTCACTTCCAACTGGATCGTACCATCTTCGTTTATTTTGAAAACGGTGCCGTGGATGCCTGCGATGGTCACTACTTTAGAACCTTTTTCCATGTTTTCGATGAACTTCTTTTGTTCTTTCGCTTTTTTAGCCTGCGGGCGGATCATGAACAACCAGAAAACCACGATCATGAGTCCCAGGAAAATGAACTGAAATCCTGAACCGCCTTGTGCGCCACCGGGGTTGGCCGCCAGGAAAAAAAATGCTTGTGTCATTGCTACTTATTTATATGATTTGGATTGAACCCTGAGGTTATTTTTTCATGGCCACCACTTCGCCTTCGAAAACGAGGGTATGGCTTTGTGTGCCTTTGGTGTTGGCGGTTACTACGATGGTCTTGTGCAGCATACCCACGCGCCCATTGCTGTCGAATTCGCCTTTGATCTCGGCTTCGTTGCCGGGAGCGATGGGCCTTTCGGGCTTATCGGCCACCGTACAGCCACAACCGGGAGAGACGGTTTGAATGATAAGGGGTTTATCGCCGGTGTTTTTAAACCTGAAACTGAGCACCAGCTTTTGTCCTTCGTTGATCTTACCGACCTGCTTCACCGAATCGATCCACTGAATGGTGGTGAAGGTACTGCTGTCTACCTGCTCGGGACCAAGTTGCGGGTCGGGTTGCAGGGTCGCGTTTTTACCCTGCGTATCCGCGTTGTTGCAGGCTGCAAGGAAGCCGGCGAGCAGTAAGGATGCCAATATAAATCGCTTCATAGAATTTATTTGAGAGGCAAAGGTAATTAATTGCTTTATATCGGTTTACCGGAAGTTCACTTTGTGCAACTTGCCCGCTGAGGAAAGGTCTTTGTGAATATTATCCAGCAATCCGTTCACGAACTGTCCGCTTTGCGGGGTGCTGTATTCCTTGGCGAGGTCGATGTACTCGTTGATGGTTACTTTCGGGGGAATGGTTTCAAAGTAAAGAAATTCTGAAATCCCCATCTGGAGCAGGATCAGGTCGAGTACGGCGATCCGTTCCGCGTCCCAGTTTTTGAGTCTGGGGCGGATCAGTTCCATATTGGTCTCTTTTTTCTCCAGCACGGTGCGGAGCAGGCCGAAGGCGAATTCACGTTTTTCTTTGCTCACCATTTCCTGGAAAGCGCCGTTGCCGGGTTTTAGAATGTATTGAAGGGTGAGCTGGTGCACCATTTCGGCATCATCGTCCCAGTTGGAGAAATGCTCTTCAACGTGTCCCAGAAAATCGTCGCTGCCCATCATCAGTTGGGTGAAGATGTATTCGATGATCTGCTTTTCCGTTTTCTTTTCCCTGCCATCCTGGAGGATGTACAATTTATAAATGTCGGATTCCACCAGTTCGAGGTAGAGTTTACGCACCAGTTCGGCGGAACCTTCCACGTGTTGTGGTTTTACGGAACCCAGGGCGATGGCCCAGGCGGGATCTTCCATGATTTTCCATAGCAATTCGTTGCCCGCGAGCTTGATGTTCACGTTCAGGTCTTCTTGCGAGGGGAGGTGTTTGGAGGAGCGGAGCCTGCTGTCGGTTTCGGCGTAACGCGCGATCTCAGTAACCATGTAAACGAGGTAAACGAACAGTTCCCGGGTCTGATCAAGATGTTTCTGGAGTATCTTCGCCGGTTCTCCCGGCTTCAAATCTGCTTCGAGGGCGTCCAGCGTGTACAAACTCTGCATCACTTTCACCCTGATGTTTCTTCTGCTGATCATGTATTAAGAACTGATTTAGGCGGGCAAAATTAGGACATTGCGGCATA encodes the following:
- the yajC gene encoding preprotein translocase subunit YajC, translated to MTQAFFFLAANPGGAQGGSGFQFIFLGLMIVVFWLFMIRPQAKKAKEQKKFIENMEKGSKVVTIAGIHGTVFKINEDGTIQLEVSPGSYLKIEKSAISMEWTAQLNKKAEAAK
- a CDS encoding DUF1573 domain-containing protein — protein: MKRFILASLLLAGFLAACNNADTQGKNATLQPDPQLGPEQVDSSTFTTIQWIDSVKQVGKINEGQKLVLSFRFKNTGDKPLIIQTVSPGCGCTVADKPERPIAPGNEAEIKGEFDSNGRVGMLHKTIVVTANTKGTQSHTLVFEGEVVAMKK
- the nusB gene encoding transcription antitermination factor NusB; translation: MISRRNIRVKVMQSLYTLDALEADLKPGEPAKILQKHLDQTRELFVYLVYMVTEIARYAETDSRLRSSKHLPSQEDLNVNIKLAGNELLWKIMEDPAWAIALGSVKPQHVEGSAELVRKLYLELVESDIYKLYILQDGREKKTEKQIIEYIFTQLMMGSDDFLGHVEEHFSNWDDDAEMVHQLTLQYILKPGNGAFQEMVSKEKREFAFGLLRTVLEKKETNMELIRPRLKNWDAERIAVLDLILLQMGISEFLYFETIPPKVTINEYIDLAKEYSTPQSGQFVNGLLDNIHKDLSSAGKLHKVNFR